In the Malania oleifera isolate guangnan ecotype guangnan chromosome 1, ASM2987363v1, whole genome shotgun sequence genome, one interval contains:
- the LOC131149628 gene encoding uncharacterized protein LOC131149628, producing the protein MAASLESIIVNTFELPSNGNTPLVVINVSSQLHQKLTPSKFPSWRAQLTLLHIDYNLQGYLNGTDVCPSPTFSTSISFADSSSIGSSNSTFWHWLMKDKLILHAILASVSKMRDSRSVSKYLHVIKVLVYELAMIDSSISVNDIILYVLNGLGFEYRDTAAPIRAHETSLTFEQLHDMLIGHESYLKHVEASNSALVAIANTT; encoded by the exons atgGCCGCTTCCCTTGAGTCTATTATTGTCAACACTTTCGAGCTTCCTAGCAATGGTAACACTCCTCTTGTTGTCATCAATGTCAGCTCCCAACTTCATCAGAAGCTAACCCCTTCCAAATTCCCTTCATGGCGCGCCCAATTGACATTATTACACATTGACTATAACCTCCAGGGCTATCTTAATGGTACCGATGTATGTCCGTCACCAACCTTTTCTACCAGCATCTCCTTTGCCGATTCATCTTCTATAGGTTCATCCAATTCGACCTTTTGGCATTGGCTCATGAAAGATAAGTTGATCCTTCACGCCATCCTTGCATCTGTCTCCAAAATG CGAGACTCACGCTCGGTCTCAAAGTATCTTCATGTTATCAAGGTTTTAGTTTATGAACTTGCTATGATTGACTCTTCCATCTCAGTGAATGACATTATTCTTTATGTCCTCAATGGTCTCGGTTTTGAATACCGTGATACTGCGGCACCTATTCGGGCACATGAGACTTCTCTCACGTTTGAACAGCTTCATGATATGCTAATTGGCCACGAAAGCTACTTGAAACATGTTGAAGCTTCCAACTCCGCCCTAGTTGCCATTGCAAACACCACTTAA